AAGTTCACTATGCCCCTCTGGAAAATTTACCATCCCGCAAAAGCGTTCTCAGAAGAAGACAAGCAATCCATTGCACAGCGCATCACTGGCATGTATGAAAGCTTTCTCCCACGCTTCTATGTCAATGTGTTCTTCCACGAACTATCCAAGTCCAGCTTCTATATTGGAGGCGAGCCCACAGATGATTTCGTTAGAGTGACCATCGCGCATCTAGCCCGCTCAATGAAAGATGCAGAGGCTCAACAAAGATTTCTGCAAGGTTGCTCCAAGATCTTGGAGCCGTTTGTCGCTGCACGTGGACTTCGCTGGGAGCTACACGTCGATGAAACGCCGTTTGAGTTGTGGACTGTCAATGGCCTGAAACCTCCATTGCCCAACACCCCAGAAGAGCAGCGTTGGAGGAAGGAAAACCGTGCTATTGCCTATGGCTCAGAGGCTTCTTAGAGGAACCTGGATAAGGGATGTTGGCTAACAACATTAGTTTGCCAACCTTATTTCTGCAAAGTGGCGTCAGTGCAGTACGCCACTGTCACCTCCATAGAATCAGCAAAAAGTGATGCAAACGCAGATTGAAGATCCAGTGGCCTGCGATTCTGGTTGGACTTCTCCAGGTGCAAGGTGCTGTTGCATGGGATTGGACTCCAAGCTCCCCTGCTACTCAATTCCGGAGGGACGTCGGCCGCACATTGCAGCCGTTCAGTGCGGCCCAACAGCGTTGCTGACACGACCATCGACTCTTAAACCTCTCCCTGCATAGTTGGCCGATCCAGGCCTTCAACCGCTGTTACTAAAGTATCACGATTTATTGAGCTTTCCGTGAGGACTTTGAGACTAGGTGCGCTGAACAATGCACTTATGCCGTCCCTCACACATCAACCACCCAAACGCAGTGCCTCTCTGCAGCCGCTGTGGCTACGCATCACCCACTGGCTAAATGCCGTGGCTGTGCTGATCATGGTGATGAGTGGTTGGCGCATCTATAACGCTTCGCCTATTTTTGACTTCACCTTCCCAAACGGCATCACCTTGGGTGGCTGGTTGGGCGGTGCGCTGCAATGGCACTTCGCAGGTATGTGGCTGTTTGTGCTCAACGGGCTGGCTTATCTGTTGCTGAACCTGATCACCGGCAGGTTTGGACGCCGCATGCTGCCAGTCTCTGCTCGGGGCATGTTGCGGGACGCTTGGCTCGCGCTGACGGCTCGCCTGTCCCATGCGGATCTAGGTCATTACAACCAGGTGCAGCGTGCTGCCTACCTCTTCGCCGTCGCGGACATGAT
This window of the Comamonas testosteroni genome carries:
- a CDS encoding tautomerase family protein, producing MPLWKIYHPAKAFSEEDKQSIAQRITGMYESFLPRFYVNVFFHELSKSSFYIGGEPTDDFVRVTIAHLARSMKDAEAQQRFLQGCSKILEPFVAARGLRWELHVDETPFELWTVNGLKPPLPNTPEEQRWRKENRAIAYGSEAS
- a CDS encoding cytochrome b/b6 domain-containing protein; translated protein: MPSLTHQPPKRSASLQPLWLRITHWLNAVAVLIMVMSGWRIYNASPIFDFTFPNGITLGGWLGGALQWHFAGMWLFVLNGLAYLLLNLITGRFGRRMLPVSARGMLRDAWLALTARLSHADLGHYNQVQRAAYLFAVADMILLVLSGLVIWKSVQFPLLRELMGGYDMARRIHFFCMTAIVCFVAVHLLMVVLVPRSLLAMLLGRATFRSTDKESSS